The stretch of DNA TTTGGTGGGAATCTAGATACGACACTTGCAGCATATAATGCAGGAGAAGGAAATGTAAGAAAATGGTTAAAAGAAAAGCAATACATTTTAAAGTCTGAAGAACTTCCATTTTTAGAAACAAGAATTTATATTAGGAAAGTTAAATCATACTATACAAAATATAAGTGGCTTTATGGTCAATCTTACTAAATAGTATTGACAGAAAACAAAATTTTTGGTATTATAAATTCTGTCAAGCGGAGATGGCGGAATCGGCAGACGCGCACGTTTGAGGGGCGTGTGGGTATCCCGTGCGGGTTCAAGTCCCGCTCTCCGCACCATAGTAAATTATAAATTAAACTTGAGCATATTCTCAAGTTTAATTTTTTTTATTAAAAAATTCTATGCAACATAAAGGAATTTTATGATTTGCGTAGAATTAATTTATATATAGATTAATTTAGTAGGTGATAATTTGCTTCCGATTGAGATATTAATTGAAGATTATAATATCCAGAATTTGAATTCTGATAATTTAAAAGATGTTTATCAATTAATTGTATCTGATAAAACTAATCTGAATGTAATTGGTCATGAAAACAATTACGATTTTGATTTTGAAAAACTGCATGAAAGGTATGTTGAGACTCTAATCAATACATTTGAATATTTTTGTGGCATTTTTTATAGCAAAGAATTAATAGGAATAATTAAAGGCAGATTAGAAAATAAAAACAATCTTGAGAATTGGTTTTTAACCTACATATTAAAAGATACATTTAGAAATAAAGGGATTGGTAGCATTTTGCTCAATTCTTTTGAGGAGCATATAAGCATAAATTTTGGGGTTGAAAGATTTTTTGCTGTTATTTCTTCTGAAAATAAACAAAGCAAAAATTTTTGGATTAAAAATGGTTATAAATTCGAAAGAGAATCATATTATTTAAAAATAAATAATAAACCGGCTCAGATATATTATAAATATAAAAAGGAGTGATTTTTGATGAATTCAAATGTTAACTGGTATCTTGAAAAGAAACTTGAAAGGGTGAAGAAATCCTTAGAAAAGAACAATTATGATGTATATATTGTTAATGATGTTGAAGAAGCAAAAACTACTTTAAAAAATATTATTGAAAAAAATGCAAAGGTTTCGTTTGGTGGCTCAATGACATTAATTGATAATGGATTTATCGACTTTGTTAGAGATATGGAAGTTGAAGTATTGGATAGATACAAAGAAGGATTAACGCCTGAAGAAATAGGAGAAATTTTTAGAAAAACATTCTTTGCGGATTATCTTATAACAAGTAGCAACGCAATAACAGAAGAAGGATACCTTGTAAATCTTGATGGGACAGGTAATAGAGCTGCAGCTATGATTTTTGGACCAAAGAAAGTTATAGTTATGGCAGGATACAATAAAATTGTTAAGGATTTAAATGAAGCATATAATAGAGTAAGAAACTATGCTTCTCCTATAAACGCAAAGAGGCTTTCAAGAAAGACTCCTTGCACCGAAGTAGGGGTATGTATGGATTGCAATTCGCCAGAAAGAATCTGCAATCATTATGTGATTACCTACAGACAAAATGTTAAGGGGAGAGGAATTGTTATTTTGATAAAACAAGAATTAGGATTTTAAATTTTCACCTTATTTGTTGTATTGAATATAATATAATGATATAATATTCAAAAAGTGCCGAATCCAAAAGGTACGGAGGAACCGTTTTTGGGGTGAATCTGAATTAACAGTAGGGATTATCCTTCTCCCGAACCCGTCAGCTAACTCCGGAGGCATGGGAAGGAGAAAAGCTATGTTTAAAAGAAAAATCTGTTTAATTATTGTGCTGATGTTGATTTTTAGTGTTGTTAATGTATCAGCGCAGACAACAAAAAATTCCAGAGATACTAGGGTAGTTTTATCAAGAGGTCCTCAGCTTGTAAGTTACTCTAAAAGATTTTTGGGAGTAAAGTATGTCTTCGGTGGACAATCTACTAGAGGCTTCGATTGTTCTGGTTTTACCTCATTTGCCTTTAAGTTTTTAGGTTATAACTTACCACATAGCGCAGCGGAACAGTATAAAATGGGGTTAAAGATTTCAAAAAATGAGTTACTTCCAGGTGATTTGGTATTCTTTGAAACTTATAAAAAAGGAATATCGCATGTAGGAATATACATAGGAAATGGTAAATTCATTCATGCTTCATCTGGAGTTGGTTATGTAACTATAACCAAATTAAGCGAAGCCTACTATACTAAAAGATATAAAGGGGCAGCACGAATATTGAGGTAATCAGATAGAGCAGTTGCTCTATCTTTTTTCTATTATTTACGGGGGTGGGGAAATGAGATATGTAAGGATTCATATACATAAAAATAATAAAATAAGAGTAATCGCTATAATTTCGGTCATTTTTTTAGTTCTATTATCATCATCTTATTATATAATGAATAGAATTAATAGTGATGCTATTAATTACAAGTTAACTAACGAGCAAAAAACTAATATTAAAAGTAATGTAAATGATTCTAATAATACAACAAAAATCAATCAGGTGCATAAATACAATTATTACATAGTTCAACTTGGCTACTTTAAAGTAAAACAGAACGCAGAAATTTTTTCAAAAACTCTAAAAATGCAAGGGATTAGAAATGCAATTATTGAAAATAATGGGTATACAGTAATCAGCCTAATAGAAAATAATAAAATTTATGTAACAAATGAAGAAAAACATTTGCGTAATTCAAAGCTGTCGTTTATAATAAAAAGTGTCGAATTTTCAACTAATAATGAACTATTGATAGAAATAAATAACTTTATTTCAAAGCAAATAGATGTTCTAAACAATAGAATCAATTCAGAGCAATTATCAATTGAGAATAAAATGCTAAAAATAAAAAAACATAACTCACAAAGCATTGATAAATTATTAACAGATTTCAAAATGAGTATTAATGAATTCGATAAAAATCTTTCATTGAAAAAATATGAGGAATGTTTGAATAATTTGGCTAATGAGATTTACATCGTGAAGGAATTAGATGGCATCATTAGCCAATTAAAATAATAAATAATGTTAGTAAAATAACAAACAAGGAGAGTGAACTAAATGAGTCAACAAAACTGCTGCTGCTGTGGCAATAATCAAGTTGATGAAAGATTAGAAAAGGCTAGAGAAATAATCAAAAAGTATAAAGACGTTAAAGGGGGATTAATTCCAGTATTACATCAAATTCAAAACATATATGGGTATTTACCAGAAGATGTTTTGAAGGAAGTATCAAGCGAATTGAATATCCCCATGTCAGAAATTTTCGGAGTAGCATCATTCTACTCATACTTCTCACTTGAGCCGAAGGGAGAACATGTAATTAGAGTATGCCTTGGGACAGCTTGCTATGTTAAGGGAGCTCAATTATTAATTGATAAAATTTCTCAAGAGTTAAATATTTCCGTAAATAAGACTACAGAGGATGGAAAGTTTACATTAGAAGCAACAAGATGCCTTGGAGCGTGCGGCCTTGCTCCTGTAATGGTAATCGGTGAAAAGGTTTATGGAAGATTAACTCCTGATATGATTCCAGATATACTAAAAGAATATAAATAAGAGGGAAATATATGAGAGAAATTTCTCTTCATATTATGGATATCATTGAAAATTCAATTACTGCAAACGCAACATTTATTGAAGTTAAAATAAAAGAAAATATTCTGGACAATTTACTAATTATGAAAATTAAGGATAATGGCAAGGGTATTGATTCAGAAACACTAAAAAATATAAAGGATCCTTTTGTTACTTCAAGAACGACAAGGAAAGTCGGGCTAGGTTTATCTTTGTTTGAAGCTACATGTCTAAGGTGCAACGGGTATCTTGATATAAAATCTGAATTAGGAGTTGGAACTGAAGTCACTGCTGTGATGGAATATAATAATATTGATAGACCACCACTTGGGAAAATGGAGGAAACAATTATTTCTGCACTCTTAAATCCCGGCGTTGATTTAGTTTATGAACACTATTACAATGAAAAAAGCTTTTTATTGGACACAAGAGAAGTTAAAAAAATATTAGGAACTGAAGAAATAAACACTCCTGATATTTTAATATGGATAAAGGATTATATAAAGGAAAATTTAAAGGAAATAAGTGGAGGTGCCTTTTAATGAAAACATTAAAGGAATTAGAAGAAATAAGACAAAAGACCCTCGATAGAGTTAATCAGAGAAAAGATAGAACAACAACAAGAATAGTAGTAGGAATGGCAACATGTGGCATTGCAGCAGGCGCAAGACCAGTGCTTCTTGCAGTTATGGAAGAAGTTGAAAAATTAGGATTAACTGATGTTACAGTAGCACAAACAGGATGCATAGGACTATGTAAGATGGAGCCGATAGTAGAAGTTTTCAAACCAGGCGAAGAAAAGGTAACATATGTAAAGATGGATGCAGATAAGGCAAGAAGAATAGTAGCAGAGCACATCAGAGATGGAAAAGTAGTTGACGAATATACGATGCATGTAGTTCAAGGCAAGATACTAAACGACTACAAGGCTGAAAAAGAGTGATTGGAGGGGAAACTATGGCATTTTATCGTTCACAAGTATTGGTGTGCGGTGGGACAGGCTGTACATCATCAGGTTCAATGGATATATTAACAAAATTCAATGTAGAGATAAAAAAGCATGGAATAGAAAATGAAATAGAAGTAATAAGAACAGGTTGCTTTGGGCTATGTGAATTAGGTCCAGTCGTAATAGTGTATCCAGAAGGAGCATTTTATAGCAGAGTAACGGTTGAAGATGTAGAAGAAATAGTAGCAGAACATCTTGTAAAGGGAAGAGTTGTAACAAGACTTTTATATAAGGAATCAGTAGAAGAAGGAAGAATAAAGTCACTAAACAATGTAGATTTTTACAAGAAGCAATACAGAATAGCTCTAAGAAACTGCGGAGTAATAGACCCTGAAAACATAGATGAATACATTGCATTTGATGGATATAAGGCACTTGCAAAGGTGTTAACAGAAATGACACCACAACAAGTTATAGAAGTAGTGAAACAATCAGGATTAAGAGGAAGAGGAGGCGGCGGCTTCCCGACAGGATTAAAGTGGGAATTCACAGCAAAATCACAGGCTGATCAAAAGTATGTAATATGTAATGCAGACGAAGGAGACCCAGGTGCTTTTATGGACAGATCAGTTCTTGAAGGGGATCCACATTCAGTATTAGAAGCAATGGCAATAGCAGGATATGCAATAGGAGCAAGTCAAGGATATATATACGTAAGAGCAGAATATCCAATAGCAGTAGAAAGACTTGAAGTTGCAATAAAGCAGGCAAGAGAATATGGACTTTTAGGAAAGAATATATTTGGAACAGACTTTAGCTTTGATATAGAAGTAAGACTTGGTGCAGGAGCCTTTGTATGTGGAGAAGAGACTGCCCTAATGAACTCCATAGAAGGAAGACGTGGAATGCCAAGACCAAAGCCACCATTCCCAGCACAATCAGGATTATGGGGTAAGCCAACAGTAATAAACAATGTAGAAACATATGCAAATATACCACCTATATTTATTAATGGAGCAGAATGGTTCTCATCAATAGGAACAGAGAAGAGCAAAGGAACAAAGGTATTCGCCCTAGGTGGAAAGATAACAAACACAGGGCTTGTAGAAGTTCCAATGGGAATAACACTAAGGGAAGTTATTTATGAAATAGGTGGAGGAATACCAAACGGAAAGAAATTCAAGGCAGTTCAAACAGGAGGACCATCCGGTGGATGTATAACAGCAGAACACCTTGATACACCAATCGATTACGACACATTAACAGCACTTGGTTCAATGATGGGTTCAGGTGGTATGATAGTAATGGATGAAGACAACTGTATGGTTGACGTTGCTAGATTCTATCTTGAATTCACTCAAGACGAATCCTGTGGAAAGTGCACACCATGTAGAGTAGGAACTAAGAGACTACTTGAAATACTTGAAAAAATAACAGAAGGTAAGGGAACTGAAGAAGATTTAGTTAAACTTGAAGAGCTTTCATACCAAATTAAGAATACTGCACTATGTGGACTTGGACAGACAGCTCCAAACCCTGTATTATCAACATTGAAATACTTTAGAGACGAATATGAAGCACATGTCAAAGAAAAGAGATGTCCTGCAGGAGTTTGTAAGTCCCTAATGAAGTATACAATAATTGCTGAAAAGTGTAAGGGTTGCAGCATATGCGCTAAGAATTGTCCTGTAAGTGCAATCAGTGGTAAGGTAAAGGAACTATTTGTTATAGACCAAAACAAGTGTGTTAAGTGCGGAGTTTGTATGGAAAAATGTCCATTCAAGGCAATTGAGAAAAAGTGATTTAAGGGGTGAAGTTAATGGAATTAGTTAAACTAACTATAGATGGAATAGAGGTTGAAGTTCCAAAAGGAACCACTGTATTAGAAGCAGCAAGGAAAATAGGAGTAGAAATACCAACTCTCTGCTATTTAAAAGAAATCAATAAAGTTGGAGCATGTAGAGTATGTGTTGTTGAAGTTGGGCCAAGATTACTTGCGTCATGCACGCTAGAAGCTGAAAATGGTATGCATGTTAAGACTAATACTCAAAAGGTCAGAGAAGCTAGAAGAGCAG from Caloramator mitchellensis encodes:
- the nuoE gene encoding NADH-quinone oxidoreductase subunit NuoE, producing the protein MSQQNCCCCGNNQVDERLEKAREIIKKYKDVKGGLIPVLHQIQNIYGYLPEDVLKEVSSELNIPMSEIFGVASFYSYFSLEPKGEHVIRVCLGTACYVKGAQLLIDKISQELNISVNKTTEDGKFTLEATRCLGACGLAPVMVIGEKVYGRLTPDMIPDILKEYK
- a CDS encoding (2Fe-2S) ferredoxin domain-containing protein, translating into MKTLKELEEIRQKTLDRVNQRKDRTTTRIVVGMATCGIAAGARPVLLAVMEEVEKLGLTDVTVAQTGCIGLCKMEPIVEVFKPGEEKVTYVKMDADKARRIVAEHIRDGKVVDEYTMHVVQGKILNDYKAEKE
- a CDS encoding C40 family peptidase — its product is MGRRKAMFKRKICLIIVLMLIFSVVNVSAQTTKNSRDTRVVLSRGPQLVSYSKRFLGVKYVFGGQSTRGFDCSGFTSFAFKFLGYNLPHSAAEQYKMGLKISKNELLPGDLVFFETYKKGISHVGIYIGNGKFIHASSGVGYVTITKLSEAYYTKRYKGAARILR
- the nuoF gene encoding NADH-quinone oxidoreductase subunit NuoF gives rise to the protein MAFYRSQVLVCGGTGCTSSGSMDILTKFNVEIKKHGIENEIEVIRTGCFGLCELGPVVIVYPEGAFYSRVTVEDVEEIVAEHLVKGRVVTRLLYKESVEEGRIKSLNNVDFYKKQYRIALRNCGVIDPENIDEYIAFDGYKALAKVLTEMTPQQVIEVVKQSGLRGRGGGGFPTGLKWEFTAKSQADQKYVICNADEGDPGAFMDRSVLEGDPHSVLEAMAIAGYAIGASQGYIYVRAEYPIAVERLEVAIKQAREYGLLGKNIFGTDFSFDIEVRLGAGAFVCGEETALMNSIEGRRGMPRPKPPFPAQSGLWGKPTVINNVETYANIPPIFINGAEWFSSIGTEKSKGTKVFALGGKITNTGLVEVPMGITLREVIYEIGGGIPNGKKFKAVQTGGPSGGCITAEHLDTPIDYDTLTALGSMMGSGGMIVMDEDNCMVDVARFYLEFTQDESCGKCTPCRVGTKRLLEILEKITEGKGTEEDLVKLEELSYQIKNTALCGLGQTAPNPVLSTLKYFRDEYEAHVKEKRCPAGVCKSLMKYTIIAEKCKGCSICAKNCPVSAISGKVKELFVIDQNKCVKCGVCMEKCPFKAIEKK
- a CDS encoding GNAT family N-acetyltransferase, whose protein sequence is MLPIEILIEDYNIQNLNSDNLKDVYQLIVSDKTNLNVIGHENNYDFDFEKLHERYVETLINTFEYFCGIFYSKELIGIIKGRLENKNNLENWFLTYILKDTFRNKGIGSILLNSFEEHISINFGVERFFAVISSENKQSKNFWIKNGYKFERESYYLKINNKPAQIYYKYKKE
- a CDS encoding lactate utilization protein, whose protein sequence is MNSNVNWYLEKKLERVKKSLEKNNYDVYIVNDVEEAKTTLKNIIEKNAKVSFGGSMTLIDNGFIDFVRDMEVEVLDRYKEGLTPEEIGEIFRKTFFADYLITSSNAITEEGYLVNLDGTGNRAAAMIFGPKKVIVMAGYNKIVKDLNEAYNRVRNYASPINAKRLSRKTPCTEVGVCMDCNSPERICNHYVITYRQNVKGRGIVILIKQELGF
- a CDS encoding SPOR domain-containing protein, whose amino-acid sequence is MRYVRIHIHKNNKIRVIAIISVIFLVLLSSSYYIMNRINSDAINYKLTNEQKTNIKSNVNDSNNTTKINQVHKYNYYIVQLGYFKVKQNAEIFSKTLKMQGIRNAIIENNGYTVISLIENNKIYVTNEEKHLRNSKLSFIIKSVEFSTNNELLIEINNFISKQIDVLNNRINSEQLSIENKMLKIKKHNSQSIDKLLTDFKMSINEFDKNLSLKKYEECLNNLANEIYIVKELDGIISQLK
- a CDS encoding ATP-binding protein; amino-acid sequence: MREISLHIMDIIENSITANATFIEVKIKENILDNLLIMKIKDNGKGIDSETLKNIKDPFVTSRTTRKVGLGLSLFEATCLRCNGYLDIKSELGVGTEVTAVMEYNNIDRPPLGKMEETIISALLNPGVDLVYEHYYNEKSFLLDTREVKKILGTEEINTPDILIWIKDYIKENLKEISGGAF